The Carassius auratus strain Wakin chromosome 30, ASM336829v1, whole genome shotgun sequence region GGTGAATCAACAGCTAAATTTGTGTTCGctgtctttcacacacacagacacacagaatcTCTAATTCCCGCTCTTTTCTACATGCATATACTGGCAAATTTTTTATAGCAGACATTCACTTCATTCATACTTGCACATAAGCACAAACACTCAAGACTGGACCACATTTAGAGCGCGTATTGTTTTATACATATTATTTGTCAAACTAAACTTAATCTCATCTTTGAGATGCAACCACAAAAAGGTGTCTATTAGACCCTTCAGTAAATGCAAGTACTGTAAAAGGAGTGGTACGGAAAAGGAGGCAGACAAGTTCCAACCTACACAACTTCCTCCATAACTTCCTGTCAAGTTTTAGCGGTTTTTGAGAGGACCTTCTGGAAGTTTCTGATGGCTAACCACACACTTCCATGGCATTTTACTAACAGTACCCTTGTCAGGTTTTATAAAATTACAGCTCATCCAGAAATAACCATTCGGTCATTATTTGCTCTCACTCATATCATTCCCAACATTTTTCTTCTtcaatgaaacacaaaaacatattccATTTGTGTTCCACCAAAGAAAGTCAAAGGTTTTTGaaaacatgagggtaagtgaatagagatttttcatttatttaacattactgAACAAGTGATTTACTTATAATGGCTTCAGAATTTGAGATGCTTATAAGCTAGAGGGAAAGCTGTAAAGTTGTGTCCCTTATGagttatctaaaataaaaagagagagagacagaaaaagaagtAAACCTTCAGCTTAAATAGTTAATTCCTGATGTATTTAACTCAAGGGAAATTTTGGGTAGGACAGACTAAATAGAGTGGCATCCTTTCAAGATGAGGTGAAGAGCTATGTGGTCAATAATGCTGGGGATTTCCACAGTATTTAAGAGGAACAGCCAACAGCGAAACAAAAGATCTAATTGAATTGAAAAAGACATGTCGAGTGCTGAATAAATTTCATCATCAAGGTATTTACATAAGCCAATATCAAAAAACACTTCCACCCAACCACATAATTGAGTGCCACTAAAAATAATTCACACagacaaaagaaaaatctaaataaaaagtttttttctacACAACTATTTATTACCGTTTTAACAAGCTCTTTTAAACAGATTATTcataaaattagtttttcattGCAATTTTGTTAAATTCAGTAGGTTggctaaaaacattacatttacaatttaaaatcatatGAAATCTGAATTGGAGAAAAGGTGCATTCATCAGTGTTAATGCAAGATCTAGGCGGTCCCAATTTAACTCTAGTTGTGTCATTTAGTGAtagtattataattttactaATGTTGGCACACCTGTTGTCCACGTcttcaaatgcataaaataaactcTCAGGCTGTAATATTGAAATAAATGGCAAATCCTGTTGCAAAGGGATGTCTACCAGCTGAAGAATAACAGAAAATGACTTGCATGTGACATTAACCCAATCAATAGCAAAGCATTGTGTGGTATTTAGCTTTAATCAAAAATCCTTCAAAGTATAAGTGGTGAATCTTATTTTTCAACATCTATCTGcattatactgaaattaaaagctaTTTGCCATGGTGGTAAAACCTCTGCCCTGCTTGGCTGTGCGAAAGGTAGGTGTGGCGAGGAGATGGCTGAGAAGAGCTTTGAAATGTAGCCTGTACAACAAAAggagagaaaaacaaataatgtcaCTTTCCTTAAACAGATTTTATACAGACATTAAATTATTGTTCCTCAACAATTTGGTATATTTTTGATAACTTATATTCACTATTGATTTTTTCTTGGAAATATGAAATCTGATGTTCATCAATTAAgagagatatgtgtgtgtgtgtatgtatttatatatatatatatatatatatatatatacacacacacacacacacacacacacacacacacacacacacacacacacacacacacacctattcaaaagtttggggtgttatgatttttttttttaaatgtttctgaaagaaggctcttatgctcaccaaagctgaatttatttgctaaaaaatacagtaatattgtggaatggaatgcaatgtattttgaaatttatttatttttgtgttggcAAAGATGAGTTTTAGCAGCCAAATAGTTGTGTTGCTtagtgtttttgtggaaactgtgatatataatttatatttttaaggattcttttattaatataaaattgaaaaaagcagcatttatttaatatggCCACAATAAAatgccactctaaaatgtgcagttttatcatacagcacaatgccacagatgttgcaagttttgagggagcatgcaattggcatgctgactgcaggaatgtccaccagagctgttgcctgtgaattgaatgttcatttctcgtCTTTCTCGTCTTAACTGACTTTAGTGGGCAAATGGCCACATTAGATGGCGTCTGGCATTTTGGAGAGGTGTTCTTTTCACAGTTGAATCCCGGTTTTCACCGTACAGGGCAAATGGCAGACAGCAAGTATAGCGTCGAGTGGGTGAGTGGTTTGCTAATGTTaatgttgtggatcgagtggcccatggttaTGGTatggttatggtatgggcaggcttatgttatggacaacgaacatGGGAggattttattgatggcattatgaatgcacagagataccatgacgagatcctgaggcccattgttgtgccattcatccatgaccatcaattcatgttgcagcatgataatgcatgacCCCACAATTCCTTGAAGCTGAagacatcccagttcttgcatggccagcatactcaccggacatgtcacccattgagcatgtttgggatgctctggattggcATTTACGACAGCGTATTTCAGTTCCTGCCAAtagcacagccattgaagaggagtggaccaacattacACAGACTTGCattggtggtcacaccagatactgactggttttcggacccccACGGACCCCCCAATACTGTAAAACAGCACATTTTAGAGAGGCTTTTTactgtggccagcctaaggcacacctgtgcaataataatGCTgcctaatcagcatcttgatataccactcctgtgaggtggatggattaactcggcaaaggagaagtgctcactaacacaaaTTTAGACAAATtggtgaacaatatttgagagaaatatatatacatatatacatatatatacatttcactgaacaaacctttgaatggtagtgtataaatgTACATGCATGCTATAATTAAAGAAGTATATTTGGTTCAGACAGAACTCACTGCATGTGCTTGTTGTGAGGGCGTTCCATGCGTGAATGCGCCTGGGGAAGCTGGCCTTGGTGGATGTGCATATGGTAAGCCAGACTGTCCAAAGAAAAACCACAAGACATTTATGCTCAAAACATGTCAATAGCAAAGAAATCCTACTATTTTAGgctaaaaatatatgaattccCTTTATCTTAATCAAGTGAAAGACTATGATAATATAGATTTCATGAATTGGCTTGGCTCTGACCTTGCCAGGAGGGATCTGGACAGCAATAGAGGGAGTAGGCAGTAAACCTGCAGCGCTCACATGCAGAGCCTGCGGATGCATGGGCCTCAATGGACTCTGAAAACCCAAATATGAGTAATGTTTGCACGGACACAGGCATCCAGTAAACCTCTGCACTCAGCTGTTCAAAGCAGCTGACCTTCCTTTGTTCCTTTTTATCAGAGTTTACATCCTGACCGGCCCTACTTACCGAGTCTGTGAAACCGGACTGCTGGTTAGCATGTTCCAACTGTTTCTGCAGGGGAATTCCAGCACTGGGGATGTAACCTGGAATAAAAGAAGAAATACAGAAGGATTGCAAAGGTGTCTGCCAAAAGGACAATGGAAAGAACTTTTAACACCTATGTGGGACAGGCcctgttttattcatttaaagtgacagtaaaatatgtataatgttaaaaaagttttctattacaaataaatgctgattctGTTGACTTCTTATTCATCAACAAATCCTCAGTTTTAAGagaattttaaaaagtattttacaatattacagttttaaaaaaatattttttgatcaaataagtgcagtcttggtgagcacaagatacttctttttaaacattaaaactaaaCTGACACATAACTTTCAAATTAGTAATCCTAACTAAAACTGCACCTTCGATTGGATGATTTGAAAAACTATTTATGCACTGCAAAATTAGTAACCACTTATCGCCACACGTATTTAGATATACGATTTAATTCTAAAAGTATGCTACAGTGTAGCAAGATGAATGTAGGCACATTATACACACCAGGCTGAGAGGTGAAATGACTGTGGACCGCATAGCCCTGCTGCTGATGGGGCAGGTACGTCATGGCCTGGAATGCTGATGCACCTGGGAACAGAAAATTATAACATCTTAAAAGTAACACATATCCACATCTAAATATATGGACTGAATGAAAATATGAACAAGGCACCTCTAAGTTGTGAACCACTGGCATAGTTGGCTGGCACTGGCTGGCTGGAGGCAAAAGGTGATGTATGCTGCGGCTGAGTGACTCCATACGGGCTGTGACTCGGCTGGCCTCCAGAATACTGGCCGTGCTCTGTTCCACCTGCACTGAACCCCGGCTGAGACTGGAAATGACGCGTCTGAGACAGTGGCAAGCATccaataatgttttaatgaactcaagcacacacacaccggaaaACAAATGCAGTTTGTGAATGCTAGCTGAACCAGGTGTCCCtcattattattacaaatggATTGATTTACACTAAAATATCACACTTACAGGAATGACTTGAGACTGGAAGAGCTGTTTGCTCCGTTCCCCAAGAAGAGCACCTGGACGCCCATGACTAACCTGACCCCCTGAGTGAAAATAAGCAGTGGAGAAAAATGAAGTCATTACTGAAGGGCAATTCTAGTCAATTCTGACAGCTACAGCTTTATACTTTGACTGATCACTGAAGAGGCCAAACAGTGGTCACCTTGCATGCTGAGAAGGTGCTGCCCAGAGTGCATGGCCATATTAGGCTGGTATGTTGCCGAAGTCAGAGTTGTCATGTCACTGTAAACATATAAAAGAATTCTAGTTATAATAAACTGATTAAcaaatgtcattttcaaaatcTCTGACCACTATGGCCTGTCatatatgtgtattatatatatatatatatatatatatatatatatatatatatatatatatatatatatatatatatatatatatatatattcattcacatACCGTATACACAACCAagtcttatgctcaacaaggcatacacaaaaacagtaaaactgtaatattgtgaaatattattaaaatttaaaataacagaacTCATTCCTGTTTGATAAGTGCCAGTCAGaagacattttattaaaaacaattcttttaTCATCATGTTTGCTTCTTCGGCTCTTCTCCGGCTTTCTCAGTCAACTTCTTGACTGTTAAAACAGTTTTGAGTAACGTTACCAGACAAAACACTTGGTTTGGATACCAGACAACTACGCTGACTAGTTGTTAGATCCCATACAAAACGGATAGGATCTGTTTTCTGGGGCTTGATAAACTATTTATCACGTGGAGACCTAACTTTTTCATTTGACATCTGAATTTGCCAGCTCTCTTTTGCATACCTCTGTTCTTTGCGTCGTCTTTTCTCTTCCTCATGTAGGACTTTCTTCAGCTGCAGAAAAAGCTGATGCTTCTCCTCCTGAAGACCCTGCAGCTTCACTCCCATCTTCATTATCTAATAAGAAATAAAGGGTTGTTCATGAGTCCTTAACAACAACATAACTACAACACCATTTGTAAATAATCCAAGTATTAGTATGCAGCAATCATAAAGACGGACCTGTTCTTTTGTTTCCTCTAAAGACATTCTCTCCTCCatctctttcttcctcttcctctcttcctcttcttttaGTTTCTGCTCCATCATTTTGTCAACCTCTTCTTCCTCTGAGATAAACAAGTGATAAGGGATCACACAGTACACATGATCAACAACACCCTAATTCAACATGGGAATTATTTTAGTAGAAATAATATAGAGCAGAATTGTGGGCTCACCTTGCCTcttccgctctctctctctcataatgtGCTTGTGCAAGGCACGTGCCATGGCATTAGACAGTTTAGGCCTCTCCAGAAGAGCCGGCATGATGGTAGGGATTGGCGGTGCCAGCTGTTGAGATGTTAGAAAATTTTTACAACATTAATATCTGCATTTCTAGACTCTAATGAGTCCACTAAACTGACTCATTCAGATTTTAGTGGCTTTACCACAACTAAAATAGTCAGAGTGAGAAACAATTCAAGAACTGATAGTCTGGAAATTATTTAACCATGTTAAATGTCAACGTTAAAAATGTAACAGAACCAAGTACATTCTAAGTATTGCAGTACAGCACGATTTAGATATCTGACGGGTTCAGGAAAACACATCACAAACACAAACTTAAGCTGTCAAAAAGTTGACGAGCCTTACTAACGGTTTATAAACCAACTTACCATATCAATTCTAAAAACCAAAGACTACGAGTTAgagcaaaatataaataagaaGAAAGATAAGTGGTAATCTGAGAAGCAATACAAGGCAATAAATGAGCAAACTAGCGAAACGGGGTTAGCTCTTTAACGGCCTCACAAGCTAGCTGGCTACGCTTGCATTAACCTGAACGTTTTTACAGTCGATTCAGTAAATGTTTccaagaaaattatttttcaaaaactttcAAAATTATACAGACGAAAGCTATTTCAGTCTTTTCTATTTGCAGTAAGTTGCATTATCACCTAACCATTGGGCCAGCAGGCTAACGGCTCAAGTGACAGCCTAGTCAGCTAGCTTGCAAAATTAGCGAACTAAATATAAAACTCTTGCAGTGACATTCGTGGAATCTTCATGTAACGCACTTTTGTCCGTTTCTGAGTTTAAAAGTATGCTGAGCTTGTCTGTAGGCTTTccttaaagaaaaataaacaaatgtatcagTAATTAACCAAACTAAAAATGGACAGGAAGCCCAGTTTGGCGCACTTCCTCTGGGGGCGTGTATTGATGACGACATGTCACGTGTCAAGGAGCAGGAACGAAACGCCCAtcataatatttttgcttttttttctccacttaaGACAAgtcttataaataatatatttatatagtttttttttatatcaaaatttatattttgctttagtCTAAATAAATGGCTATTAGCTAAATCTagtatacataaatgtaaatatgttggaaatatttatttttttaatttgaatgcaAAAGTTCagcaacatataaaataaaacacagtttgAAAAATAACAAAGCtgttaaatgtgttaatttttGATTGTAACATtcatttgattgttttgtttatttctcttttgattttatttttaagtttctgTATGTACCTGCACAAGTCAACTAGGCATAAACTGTACATTACTTTTAAATC contains the following coding sequences:
- the LOC113048776 gene encoding G protein pathway suppressor 2-like isoform X2, whose product is MPALLERPKLSNAMARALHKHIMRERERKRQEEEEVDKMMEQKLKEEEERKRKKEMEERMSLEETKEQIMKMGVKLQGLQEEKHQLFLQLKKVLHEEEKRRRKEQSDMTTLTSATYQPNMAMHSGQHLLSMQGGQVSHGRPGALLGERSKQLFQSQVIPTRHFQSQPGFSAGGTEHGQYSGGQPSHSPYGVTQPQHTSPFASSQPVPANYASGSQLRGASAFQAMTYLPHQQQGYAVHSHFTSQPGYIPSAGIPLQKQLEHANQQSGFTDSSPLRPMHPQALHVSAAGLLPTPSIAVQIPPGKSGLPYAHPPRPASPGAFTHGTPSQQAHAATFQSSSQPSPRHTYLSHSQAGQRFYHHGK
- the LOC113048776 gene encoding G protein pathway suppressor 2-like isoform X1; translated protein: MLAPPIPTIMPALLERPKLSNAMARALHKHIMRERERKRQEEEEVDKMMEQKLKEEEERKRKKEMEERMSLEETKEQIMKMGVKLQGLQEEKHQLFLQLKKVLHEEEKRRRKEQSDMTTLTSATYQPNMAMHSGQHLLSMQGGQVSHGRPGALLGERSKQLFQSQVIPTRHFQSQPGFSAGGTEHGQYSGGQPSHSPYGVTQPQHTSPFASSQPVPANYASGSQLRGASAFQAMTYLPHQQQGYAVHSHFTSQPGYIPSAGIPLQKQLEHANQQSGFTDSSPLRPMHPQALHVSAAGLLPTPSIAVQIPPGKSGLPYAHPPRPASPGAFTHGTPSQQAHAATFQSSSQPSPRHTYLSHSQAGQRFYHHGK